In the Corynebacterium gerontici genome, one interval contains:
- a CDS encoding HNH endonuclease signature motif containing protein, with translation MQAEQQLKPYFRSSNPDDPICQIFEHRRRDDYELWRALLPQPDDREDAFIVAATIAPGTGHGETYVYNRFVALWVLDQLPQTKALFETLWHLDFARLIAIGNTLDLEEDWGDIDAYLCRYLTPKKPEQALPSARQIAAYIRRRLGVLPKAKRNPDMLVEHVSSRNHTYLGVMLSDAAASMLRDVIIRNAEIMGISQADAVFCMLMGVGTKVTVNVYQDQGGVIRTARGDAFTGDEATVLRDHISRTRPLEPPPATKAYRFTEKMRAFIQARDGHCRFPGCSTPHYFCDIDHVHEFDRGGETAVENAQLLCRRHHNLKTSKQIRAYIGETAEVTWQYPDGSTCVTLPEGVLER, from the coding sequence ATGCAAGCAGAACAGCAGCTAAAGCCGTATTTCCGCAGTAGTAACCCGGACGATCCAATCTGCCAGATATTCGAGCATCGCCGCCGTGATGATTATGAACTCTGGCGGGCATTGTTGCCGCAGCCCGATGACCGCGAAGATGCCTTCATCGTAGCCGCCACGATCGCACCTGGAACTGGCCACGGTGAAACCTATGTTTACAACCGTTTTGTGGCCCTATGGGTTTTGGATCAATTGCCGCAAACGAAGGCCCTATTCGAGACGCTCTGGCACCTCGACTTTGCGCGGCTCATTGCCATCGGCAACACCCTGGATCTTGAGGAAGACTGGGGAGATATCGATGCATACCTCTGTCGGTACCTCACACCCAAAAAGCCTGAGCAGGCGCTGCCATCGGCGCGTCAGATAGCGGCCTACATCCGACGTCGGCTCGGCGTGTTGCCAAAAGCCAAGCGAAACCCCGACATGCTGGTTGAACACGTCTCCAGCCGGAATCACACCTACCTCGGTGTCATGCTTTCCGACGCAGCCGCGAGCATGCTGCGGGATGTAATCATCAGAAACGCCGAGATTATGGGTATCAGCCAAGCCGATGCCGTGTTCTGCATGCTCATGGGGGTGGGAACTAAGGTGACGGTGAATGTTTATCAGGACCAAGGAGGGGTGATCCGTACGGCGCGCGGTGACGCTTTCACCGGCGATGAAGCGACAGTGCTGCGCGATCATATAAGCCGCACCCGCCCTTTGGAGCCGCCGCCAGCAACCAAAGCGTACCGCTTCACTGAGAAAATGCGCGCATTTATCCAGGCGCGAGATGGACATTGCCGATTCCCAGGATGTTCAACCCCGCACTATTTCTGCGATATCGACCACGTACACGAGTTTGACCGGGGAGGGGAGACGGCGGTGGAAAATGCCCAACTGCTGTGTCGGCGTCACCACAACTTGAAAACCTCAAAGCAGATCCGGGCCTATATCGGTGAAACCGCGGAAGTTACCTGGCAGTATCCCGATGGCTCAACGTGCGTCACCCTGCCGGAGGGGGTGCTGGAGCGATAA
- a CDS encoding DEAD/DEAH box helicase, with the protein MSITDNATGGENVPEQNIVSESQDQSQMGAISHDEDTSRVANTSETNDSVQTDSEENEQPGFANLGLPKAVLKAVQKVGFEVPSAIQEQTIPLLMEGNDVMGLAQTGTGKTAAFALPILSRIDAKKRHPQALVLAPTRELALQVADSFQSFADHLGDIHVLPIYGGQAYGIQLSGLRRGAQIIVGTPGRVIDHLEKGSLDISELKYLVLDEADEMLNMGFQEDVERILADTPEEKQVALFSATMPNGIRRLSKQYMNDPREVQVKSETRTNTNITQRYLSVAHRNKLDALTRILEVTEFEAMIMFVRTKHETEELAEKLRARGFSAAAINGDIAQAQRERTVDQLKDGRLDILVATDVAARGLDVERITHVFNYDIPNDTESYVHRIGRTGRAGRSGEAILFVTPRERRMLRSIERATNAPLTEMDLPTVDEVNDSRKAKFADSITESLENDQVAVFRSLIKAYAEEHDVPLEDIAAALATQARAGDEFLMKEQPVQRRDRRDRDFDRDRGDRRDRDRGDRRDRDRGSRFERSQDMQLYRLAVGKRQHVRPGAIVGALANEGGLSNKDFGRISIFADHTLVELPKNMSRDVLDNLRDTRISGQLINIERDNGRPPRDNRGGRGGFRGDRDRGGRGGFRGDRDRGGRGDRGRWRD; encoded by the coding sequence ATGAGCATTACCGATAACGCCACCGGCGGCGAGAACGTGCCGGAACAGAATATTGTGTCGGAATCTCAGGATCAATCGCAGATGGGTGCCATCAGTCATGATGAGGACACCTCTAGGGTCGCGAATACTTCTGAGACCAACGACTCCGTACAGACGGACAGTGAAGAGAACGAGCAACCCGGGTTCGCAAACCTGGGCTTGCCCAAGGCCGTACTGAAGGCCGTACAAAAAGTTGGCTTTGAGGTTCCCTCAGCCATCCAAGAACAAACCATTCCGTTGCTGATGGAAGGCAACGACGTGATGGGTCTAGCGCAAACGGGTACCGGCAAAACTGCCGCCTTTGCCTTACCGATCCTTTCGCGTATCGACGCAAAGAAGCGTCACCCCCAAGCTCTGGTGCTTGCGCCCACCCGCGAGTTGGCGCTGCAGGTTGCAGACTCCTTCCAGAGCTTTGCCGATCACCTCGGCGACATTCATGTGCTCCCGATCTACGGTGGCCAGGCGTATGGCATTCAGCTTTCGGGACTTCGCCGTGGTGCCCAAATCATCGTGGGTACACCGGGTCGCGTGATTGACCACTTGGAAAAGGGCTCGCTCGATATCTCCGAGCTCAAGTACCTGGTGCTGGATGAAGCCGACGAGATGCTCAACATGGGCTTCCAGGAAGACGTTGAGCGCATCCTCGCCGACACTCCCGAGGAAAAGCAGGTTGCGCTGTTTTCCGCCACGATGCCCAACGGTATTCGTCGCCTGAGCAAGCAGTACATGAACGATCCGCGCGAAGTGCAGGTGAAGAGCGAAACTCGCACCAACACCAACATCACGCAGCGCTACTTGTCTGTTGCCCATCGCAACAAGCTCGACGCGCTCACACGCATCCTCGAAGTTACGGAGTTCGAGGCGATGATCATGTTCGTGCGCACCAAGCATGAAACCGAGGAGTTGGCCGAGAAGCTACGCGCCCGGGGGTTCTCCGCCGCTGCCATCAATGGCGACATTGCGCAGGCGCAACGTGAGCGCACCGTCGATCAGCTCAAGGATGGCCGCCTGGACATCCTGGTGGCTACCGACGTTGCAGCACGCGGGCTTGACGTTGAACGCATTACGCACGTGTTCAATTACGACATTCCGAACGACACTGAAAGCTACGTGCACCGCATTGGCCGCACCGGCCGTGCAGGACGTTCGGGCGAGGCCATTTTGTTTGTCACCCCGCGTGAGCGTCGTATGCTCCGTTCCATTGAGCGCGCGACTAATGCGCCTCTGACTGAGATGGATCTGCCCACCGTCGACGAGGTCAATGATTCCCGCAAGGCTAAGTTCGCCGATTCCATCACTGAGTCTTTGGAAAACGATCAGGTTGCTGTATTCCGCAGTCTGATTAAGGCCTATGCGGAAGAGCATGATGTTCCCCTAGAGGACATTGCTGCAGCTCTGGCCACTCAGGCACGAGCTGGTGACGAGTTCCTGATGAAGGAGCAGCCGGTGCAGCGTCGCGATCGACGCGATCGTGACTTTGATCGTGATCGTGGCGACCGCCGTGACCGTGACCGTGGGGACCGCCGTGATCGTGACCGTGGCTCGCGTTTTGAGCGCTCTCAGGACATGCAACTTTATCGTTTGGCCGTAGGTAAGCGTCAGCATGTTCGCCCGGGTGCCATCGTCGGTGCTCTCGCGAACGAGGGTGGCTTGAGCAATAAGGACTTCGGTCGCATCAGCATCTTCGCTGATCACACCTTGGTTGAGTTGCCAAAGAACATGTCTCGCGACGTGCTGGACAACCTGCGTGATACCCGCATTTCCGGTCAGCTCATCAACATTGAGCGCGACAACGGCCGTCCTCCGCGCGATAATCGCGGTGGCCGCGGTGGATTCCGTGGTGATCGTGACCGTGGTGGCCGTGGTGGTTTCCGTGGTGATCGTGACCGTGGCGGTCGCGGTGACCGTGGCCGCTGGCGCGACTAA
- a CDS encoding DUF2269 domain-containing protein, giving the protein MSSILVILHVLAAVLFLGPVTVAVSTFGPRALAASRGDQHALGSVKTLHRITELYGIFSLFVPMIGIALMFTGNYWSEGRFHASILLSIIAWAVLFFLILPRQKNMAGALGVLDQDELASNDFQVKNWEKEKSQVAMFGGIFSALWVIVFILMML; this is encoded by the coding sequence ATGAGCTCTATTCTCGTTATCCTGCACGTGCTCGCTGCCGTGCTATTCCTAGGTCCGGTGACCGTGGCTGTGTCCACGTTCGGCCCCCGTGCTCTCGCCGCGTCGCGTGGTGATCAGCACGCTTTGGGTTCGGTGAAGACCCTGCATCGCATCACCGAGCTTTACGGCATCTTCTCTCTGTTCGTGCCGATGATCGGCATCGCCTTGATGTTCACTGGAAATTACTGGTCCGAGGGCCGTTTCCACGCCTCGATCCTTCTTTCCATCATCGCTTGGGCCGTGCTGTTCTTCCTGATCCTGCCGCGCCAAAAGAACATGGCAGGTGCATTGGGTGTGCTCGATCAAGACGAGCTGGCCTCTAATGATTTCCAGGTGAAGAACTGGGAGAAGGAGAAGAGCCAGGTAGCCATGTTTGGTGGCATCTTCAGCGCTCTCTGGGTGATCGTGTTCATCCTGATGATGCTCTAA
- a CDS encoding HNH endonuclease family protein yields MRRAFYILLVATIVLSLLSLPPLQRLDPAIKTIPEVPERHKVPGYERSNFGDGWATAPGNACDTRVTILESSLFDVHREPSCRLKSGWGVDPYSGNRIGIGTEEAETIELDHVFPLAAAWDLGAAQWDEIARINFANDPLNLVIASKTENQAKSDALPATWLPSKRTNRCWYVNRLIAVAVKYSLPLPRGDVAVMRRQCLLR; encoded by the coding sequence GTGAGACGCGCTTTTTATATCCTCCTTGTAGCAACCATCGTCCTGAGCTTGCTGAGCCTGCCACCGCTGCAACGCCTTGATCCAGCGATCAAGACAATTCCGGAAGTGCCCGAACGCCACAAAGTGCCTGGTTACGAGCGCAGCAACTTCGGCGATGGTTGGGCCACCGCCCCCGGCAATGCCTGCGATACCCGGGTCACCATCCTGGAATCTTCGCTTTTCGACGTCCACCGCGAGCCATCCTGCCGCCTGAAATCCGGGTGGGGCGTGGACCCATATTCGGGCAATCGAATTGGTATTGGCACCGAGGAAGCAGAGACAATTGAACTGGATCACGTTTTTCCCTTGGCAGCAGCCTGGGATTTAGGGGCAGCACAATGGGATGAAATTGCGCGGATCAACTTTGCCAATGATCCGCTCAATCTCGTAATAGCCAGTAAGACGGAGAACCAAGCCAAATCGGACGCTCTGCCAGCAACATGGCTGCCCTCAAAGCGCACCAACCGATGTTGGTATGTGAATCGCCTCATTGCGGTGGCCGTGAAGTACTCTCTACCACTACCGCGTGGGGATGTGGCGGTGATGCGAAGACAGTGTCTTCTGCGTTAG